A portion of the Thunnus albacares chromosome 5, fThuAlb1.1, whole genome shotgun sequence genome contains these proteins:
- the LOC122981815 gene encoding E-selectin-like, with amino-acid sequence MTTLHEDNERLKERSRKKQMEKVLLSITAASVLCAVSSYAQRQYHFVYEPKTMTEAQSYCRDNYTDLATIDNMEDVTILNNTADLSKMVYPEYSYVNSLFSTIYSVSLSFTFLTMTVCR; translated from the exons ATGACCACTTTGCATGAAGACAATGAAAG ACtaaaagagagaagcagaaagaaacagatggaGAAAGTTCTTCTCAGCATCACAGCTGCATCAG TGCTGTGTGCCGTCTCATCATACGCTCAACGTCAGTACCACTTTGTTTATGAGCCAAAGACCATGACTGAAGCGCAGAGTTACTGCAGAGACAATTACACTGACCTGGCCACGATAGACAACATGGAGGATGTGACGATCCTGAACAACACGGCAGATTTAAGCAAAATGGTCTACCCGGAATACAGCTATGTGAATTCACTTTTCTCTACTATctactctgtctctctttcatttacatttttgacaaTGACAGTATGTAGGTGA